In Kordiimonas sp. SCSIO 12610, the sequence GCCATTTTAGTATCTCCTTATTCTTCGGGCCGCTTATTCAGCCGCTGCTTCTTCGGTTTTCTTCTTTGCAGGAGCTTTCTTTGCTGCTGCACCCGCAATTTTAGTCACGCGGAGAACTGTGATCTCTTGGCGATGACCTTTTTTACGGCGATAGTTGTGACGACGTTTTTTCTTGAAAACGACAATTTTCTTGTCTTTGCGTTGATCAAGAACTTCTGCTGTTACTTTGGCACCTTTAACAGTAGGTTCGCCAACTTTAACGGCTTTCTCATCACCAACCATCAGAACTTCGTCTAAGGTTACATTTTTGCCGACTTCGCCGTCGAGTTTTTCAACTCTAACAACGTCGCCTTCTTGAACGCGGTATTGTTTACCGCCTGTCTTTACGACTGCGAACATGGTTTTAACCTTTTCATTTCATACCGCAGTAAACCGGGCGGGTCTGTACCCTGTTGATCGTTCCGCACTTTGGGCGGTTTCCGCTGGCTATTTCATAATGTACAATCAATCAAAAGAATCGCTTCTTTGATTAATCGGCGCAATATACGGATTTCGTCCAGAGAGTCAATCTTTACCAGACAGCCAATGTTTTCCCGCTAATCAATGTTTATGAGACGGCTCGGGTGACGACCTGTGCAAATGACATAAGAATTTTGCATCCAAAGGCATGGTTGGTGACGTTATATGGGTGAATAGAGGCAAAAAGCCCGTTTCACGACAGCTATAATTATGGATTTGGAGGTTATTATGGAAGAAGAAGTTTTTATTTTCATTACCATGTTTCTGGTGATTGGCGCTTGTATTTCTGTGCTGTTTTTCAGCCGGTACAAACATGAACAACTTAGGCAACGCACGCTTCAAAAAGCGCTGGATGCCGGCCAACAACTTACGCCAGAGCTACTGGAATCGCTCGGCAAAAGCACCGATACAGGTGTGCGCGACTACCGCAGAGGAATATTGGTAACATTATTTGGTGTGGCATTGCTTGTTTTCTCATTGCTTGCCGATATTGATAAGGATGTCAGGGCTGT encodes:
- the rplU gene encoding 50S ribosomal protein L21, whose protein sequence is MFAVVKTGGKQYRVQEGDVVRVEKLDGEVGKNVTLDEVLMVGDEKAVKVGEPTVKGAKVTAEVLDQRKDKKIVVFKKKRRHNYRRKKGHRQEITVLRVTKIAGAAAKKAPAKKKTEEAAAE
- a CDS encoding DUF6249 domain-containing protein, whose product is MEEEVFIFITMFLVIGACISVLFFSRYKHEQLRQRTLQKALDAGQQLTPELLESLGKSTDTGVRDYRRGILVTLFGVALLVFSLLADIDKDVRAVFPYLSLFPIFIGLGYLFVWKTKNGQQG